In the genome of Sulfuricurvum sp., one region contains:
- a CDS encoding carboxymuconolactone decarboxylase family protein, whose translation MKQILFVIFIGMLGCNAAEQKENVMQSRYERGWEKLKEVDGKAGENVVNALKDIAPDLAKYTIEFPFGDIYSREGLNLRDREIATIAALTAMGNATPQLKVHIHAALNVGVTKTEIIEIITQMAVYSGFPTAINGALAAKEVFDAYDKEHGVIQ comes from the coding sequence ATGAAACAAATACTATTCGTTATCTTTATCGGGATGCTCGGGTGTAATGCCGCTGAGCAAAAGGAGAATGTAATGCAGTCAAGATATGAGCGAGGTTGGGAAAAGCTCAAAGAGGTAGATGGTAAAGCGGGTGAGAATGTTGTCAATGCACTCAAAGATATAGCCCCTGATTTGGCTAAATATACCATCGAATTTCCTTTTGGTGATATTTATTCAAGAGAGGGGTTAAATCTCAGAGATAGAGAGATTGCGACTATTGCGGCATTGACGGCAATGGGAAACGCCACTCCGCAATTAAAAGTACACATTCATGCCGCTCTTAATGTTGGCGTTACAAAAACGGAAATTATCGAGATCATTACTCAAATGGCAGTTTATTCAGGGTTTCCTACCGCCATCAACGGAGCACTTGCCGCAAAAGAGGTATTTGATGCCTATGACAAAGAACACGGAGTTATACAATGA
- a CDS encoding type 1 glutamine amidotransferase domain-containing protein: MNTIISILIIVTSFSHMDNGDSTGVWLEEFAIPYMEFKDQNFEITVASISGGNVPIDPRSLPNEKQKIQWEEPLSVLQHSVRLEGVNLSKYDAVYIPGGHGAMFDFPTDPTIKKVLENFAKDNKLIASVCHGPASLVNINLPDGTALVKGKKVTSFTNQEEFAGTLEKQMPFLLETELKNRGAIFISKENWADHIEVDGNLITGQNPSSSKSIAKAIIDKLKK, from the coding sequence ATGAACACCATCATCTCAATTTTAATCATCGTCACAAGTTTTTCCCATATGGATAATGGGGATAGTACAGGAGTTTGGTTAGAAGAGTTCGCAATTCCCTATATGGAGTTCAAAGACCAAAATTTTGAAATAACGGTTGCAAGTATCTCAGGAGGCAATGTGCCGATTGACCCAAGAAGCTTACCTAATGAGAAACAAAAAATTCAGTGGGAAGAACCTTTATCCGTATTACAACACAGTGTGCGACTCGAAGGGGTTAATCTCTCAAAATATGACGCAGTTTATATTCCGGGCGGTCATGGAGCCATGTTTGATTTCCCTACAGATCCGACAATCAAAAAGGTACTTGAAAATTTTGCAAAAGATAATAAACTCATTGCTTCCGTTTGTCATGGACCAGCTAGTTTGGTAAATATCAATCTACCCGATGGTACAGCGTTGGTTAAAGGGAAAAAAGTAACCAGTTTTACCAATCAAGAAGAGTTTGCCGGTACACTTGAGAAACAAATGCCTTTTTTACTAGAAACAGAACTCAAAAATCGCGGAGCTATTTTCATCTCAAAAGAAAATTGGGCAGATCATATCGAAGTGGATGGAAACCTGATTACCGGACAAAACCCATCTTCTAGTAAAAGCATAGCGAAAGCAATAATCGATAAACTGAAAAAGTAA
- a CDS encoding sulfite exporter TauE/SafE family protein, with protein sequence METIFIIDYIALGLLVGFMAGLLGIGGGGIMVSIFAILFVMQGFPSEGIMHMALGTSMATIIFTSFSSMIAHYKKDNIEVPMTLRISVGVLAGTFIATFIASYLKGVYLALFFSVFMSYIAYKMFRKAHYYHNDNPHGIVGNIASGTFIGAISALVSIGGGSLSVPYLMHQNFDIKRAIGTSAAIGFPIAISGTLGYLLNGWSHTDWNHYIIGYIYVPAVVLVAISSAFTAPLGVKYATQLPTDILKKVFGLLAVVLSIKMLFSVI encoded by the coding sequence ATGGAGACTATTTTTATTATCGATTATATTGCGTTAGGGTTGCTAGTCGGATTTATGGCAGGATTACTAGGGATTGGCGGCGGCGGTATTATGGTCTCTATATTTGCTATATTGTTTGTTATGCAAGGATTTCCGAGTGAAGGGATTATGCACATGGCATTAGGGACATCGATGGCGACAATCATATTCACCTCGTTTTCGAGCATGATAGCGCACTATAAAAAAGATAATATCGAAGTACCGATGACTCTTCGTATTAGCGTCGGTGTTTTGGCGGGGACATTTATTGCAACGTTTATCGCATCGTATCTCAAAGGGGTCTATCTTGCCCTCTTTTTCAGCGTATTTATGAGTTACATCGCCTACAAAATGTTCAGAAAAGCGCACTATTACCATAATGATAATCCGCATGGCATCGTTGGAAACATCGCTAGCGGTACATTTATCGGAGCGATTTCAGCACTGGTCTCTATCGGAGGAGGCTCACTTAGTGTACCGTATTTGATGCACCAAAATTTCGATATTAAACGCGCTATCGGAACGTCAGCAGCGATAGGATTTCCCATCGCGATTTCAGGGACGCTTGGTTATCTGCTCAATGGATGGAGCCATACTGATTGGAATCATTACATTATCGGATATATTTATGTACCTGCAGTGGTATTGGTCGCGATTAGCAGTGCATTTACAGCTCCTCTTGGAGTTAAATACGCAACACAGCTTCCGACCGACATACTTAAAAAGGTTTTTGGACTATTGGCGGTAGTATTGAGTATTAAAATGCTTTTTTCGGTTATTTAA
- a CDS encoding nuclear transport factor 2 family protein, giving the protein MNNKDRLVEFFKSAKTDEQKMLSFVDDNAKYIAIKEEPNEKCFLYGTYVGHEGFKQLFANLTKAFETQKFEFLGIMGENDTVMAYGYFEHIVKSTGKLFCSHWSLVATFQDGKIVVCRFFEDTAALEEAFKS; this is encoded by the coding sequence ATGAACAACAAAGATAGACTTGTAGAGTTCTTCAAATCAGCGAAAACAGATGAACAAAAAATGCTCTCCTTTGTAGATGATAATGCAAAATACATTGCTATCAAAGAAGAACCGAATGAAAAATGTTTTTTATACGGTACCTACGTGGGTCATGAAGGTTTTAAACAATTATTTGCCAATCTGACTAAGGCATTCGAGACGCAAAAATTTGAATTTTTGGGCATTATGGGAGAAAATGACACCGTGATGGCATATGGCTATTTCGAGCATATCGTCAAAAGCACAGGAAAGCTTTTTTGTTCGCATTGGTCTTTAGTCGCCACATTTCAAGATGGTAAAATAGTAGTGTGTCGATTTTTTGAAGACACGGCGGCGCTTGAAGAAGCGTTTAAATCTTAA